One Streptomyces sp. ML-6 genomic region harbors:
- a CDS encoding GNAT family N-acetyltransferase, translating to MNHGTTPATVWSLRPARPGDVEEPAELRAVVMRPDLGRLGRYDEHRVRQRLRDCYAPEHTSIVVVDGALAGSVTLRPVEDGLWLENFYLSPALQGRGIGTAVLRPLLARADEEGATVRLDVLRGSAARALYERHGFTEERRDPIDVFMIRPPARPA from the coding sequence GTGAACCACGGAACCACGCCCGCCACGGTCTGGTCCCTGCGCCCCGCGCGGCCCGGGGACGTCGAGGAGCCGGCCGAGCTGCGGGCCGTCGTGATGCGTCCCGACCTGGGGCGGCTCGGGCGCTACGACGAGCACCGGGTGCGGCAGCGGTTGCGGGACTGCTACGCGCCGGAGCACACCTCGATCGTGGTCGTGGACGGCGCCCTCGCGGGCTCGGTCACCCTGCGCCCGGTCGAGGACGGGCTGTGGCTGGAGAACTTCTACCTCTCCCCCGCCCTCCAGGGGCGCGGCATCGGCACCGCCGTGCTCCGTCCGCTGCTCGCGCGGGCCGACGAGGAGGGCGCGACCGTCCGCCTGGACGTGCTCCGGGGCAGCGCCGCCCGCGCGCTCTACGAGCGCCACGGCTTCACCGAGGAGCGGCGGGACCCGATCGACGTGTTCATGATCAGGCCGCCGGCCCGCCCGGCCTGA
- a CDS encoding RNA ligase family protein, translating into MRTHYPRTAHLPWSPGAASDDVRIADLSGLTGREVVVTEKLDGENTTLYPDGLHARSLDSAHHPSRGWVKALQGRIGARIPAGRRICGENVFARHSLPYDGLESYFYGFSVWDGERCLDWDRTVAFLRDLGIPVPPVLWRGVFDARAEKTLRALRPDTGRQEGYVVRPADGFDAPDFGRLVAKWVRPGHVRTDTHWMHAAVVENGLGPAAALWAVRSGAPVDAAALAAATGTEPGAADAGAARATAAALDAAGRTGDDRLAGVLAALLRRSPRAALAPALARTVGMPLARRVADLVGLHPSLHRPYPDEERRTGLVRMSFAADLPLLHALAAAVAEDDGARDQVEWSALHAEELREPEGLREAFADLAPDAADRCLAQAREAYALGRVSTAEEAVAATWRWRSGDFPRLVHMVGPSGSGKSTFARGLPGVGAYVSLDDLRLARGSRADQKANGEVLREGLDRLDAALAAGGTVVWDATSLNAHQRSLVHAVARRRDALLTHAVALVDEAELLRRNGLRDHPVPPEVLTSQLHRFVPPYPGQAHRTWYIGASGTVEDRA; encoded by the coding sequence ATGCGTACGCACTATCCGCGCACCGCGCACCTGCCCTGGTCCCCCGGCGCCGCCTCGGACGACGTGCGGATCGCGGACCTCTCCGGGCTGACCGGCCGCGAGGTCGTCGTCACCGAGAAGCTGGACGGCGAGAACACCACGCTCTACCCCGACGGGCTCCACGCCCGCTCCCTCGACTCCGCCCACCACCCCTCGCGAGGCTGGGTGAAGGCCCTCCAGGGCCGGATCGGGGCCCGCATCCCCGCCGGCCGGCGGATCTGCGGCGAGAACGTGTTCGCCCGCCACTCCCTGCCGTACGACGGTCTGGAGAGCTACTTCTACGGCTTCTCCGTCTGGGACGGGGAGCGGTGCCTGGACTGGGACCGGACCGTGGCGTTCCTGCGCGACCTGGGGATACCGGTGCCGCCCGTGCTGTGGCGCGGGGTGTTCGACGCCCGTGCCGAGAAGACCCTGCGGGCGCTGCGGCCGGACACCGGGCGGCAGGAGGGGTACGTCGTGCGCCCCGCCGACGGCTTCGACGCCCCGGACTTCGGCCGCCTGGTCGCGAAGTGGGTGCGCCCCGGCCACGTACGGACCGACACGCACTGGATGCACGCCGCCGTGGTGGAGAACGGGCTCGGGCCGGCCGCCGCCCTGTGGGCCGTACGGTCCGGGGCCCCCGTCGACGCGGCGGCGCTGGCCGCCGCGACGGGCACGGAGCCCGGGGCCGCGGACGCCGGCGCCGCCCGCGCGACGGCCGCGGCCCTCGACGCGGCGGGCCGCACCGGCGACGACCGGCTCGCCGGGGTGCTGGCCGCGCTGCTGCGCCGCTCGCCCCGCGCCGCGCTGGCGCCCGCGCTGGCCCGGACGGTGGGGATGCCGCTGGCCCGGCGCGTCGCCGACCTCGTCGGCCTCCACCCCTCGCTGCACCGCCCGTACCCGGACGAGGAGCGCCGCACGGGCCTGGTCCGGATGTCGTTCGCCGCCGATCTGCCCCTGCTGCACGCGCTGGCCGCCGCGGTCGCGGAGGACGACGGGGCCCGCGATCAGGTGGAGTGGTCGGCGCTGCACGCGGAGGAACTGCGGGAGCCCGAGGGGCTGCGGGAGGCCTTCGCGGACCTGGCGCCGGACGCCGCCGACCGCTGCCTGGCGCAGGCCCGCGAGGCGTACGCGCTGGGCCGGGTCAGCACCGCCGAGGAGGCGGTCGCGGCGACCTGGCGGTGGCGGTCGGGGGACTTCCCGCGCCTGGTCCACATGGTCGGCCCGTCCGGCAGCGGCAAGAGCACCTTCGCGCGCGGGCTGCCCGGGGTCGGCGCGTACGTCTCGCTGGACGACCTGCGGCTGGCCCGGGGTTCGCGCGCCGACCAGAAGGCCAACGGCGAGGTGCTGCGCGAGGGGCTCGATCGGCTGGACGCCGCGCTCGCCGCGGGCGGCACGGTCGTCTGGGACGCCACCTCGCTCAACGCGCACCAGCGCTCCCTGGTGCACGCGGTCGCCCGGCGCCGGGACGCGCTGCTCACGCACGCCGTGGCCCTGGTCGACGAGGCGGAGCTGCTGCGCCGCAACGGCCTGCGCGACCACCCCGTGCCCCCGGAGGTGCTGACCTCCCAGCTGCACCGGTTCGTCCCCCCGTACCCCGGCCAGGCGCACCGCACCTGGTACATCGGCGCGAGCGGAACCGTGGAGGACAGGGCGTGA
- the rpsJ gene encoding 30S ribosomal protein S10: protein MAGQKIRIRLKAYDHEVIDSSAKKIVETVTRTGASVAGPVPLPTEKNVYCVIKSPHKYKDSREHFEMRTHKRLIDILDPTPKTVDSLMRLDLPAGVDIEIKL from the coding sequence ATGGCGGGACAGAAGATCCGCATCCGGCTCAAGGCCTACGACCACGAGGTCATCGACTCCTCGGCGAAGAAGATCGTCGAGACGGTGACCCGCACTGGTGCGTCGGTCGCGGGCCCGGTGCCGCTGCCCACTGAGAAGAACGTGTACTGCGTCATCAAGTCGCCGCACAAGTACAAGGACTCGCGCGAGCACTTCGAGATGCGCACGCACAAGCGCCTCATCGACATCCTCGACCCCACGCCGAAGACGGTTGACTCGCTGATGCGTCTCGACCTGCCGGCGGGCGTCGACATCGAGATCAAGCTCTGA
- the rplC gene encoding 50S ribosomal protein L3: protein MAKNIKGVLGEKLGMTQVWDENNRVVPVTVVKAGPCVVTQVRTNDTDGYEAVQIAFGEIDPRKVNKPLKGHFAKADVTPRRHLVELRTADASEYTLGQEVTAEVFESGVKVDVTGKSKGKGFAGVMKRHNFKGLGAGHGTQRKHRSPGSIGGCATPGRVFKGLRMAGRMGNERVTTQNLTVHAVDAEKGLLLIKGAVPGPNGGLVLVRTAAKGA, encoded by the coding sequence ATGGCTAAGAACATTAAGGGCGTCCTGGGCGAGAAGCTCGGCATGACCCAGGTCTGGGACGAGAACAACCGGGTCGTCCCGGTGACCGTCGTCAAGGCCGGGCCCTGTGTCGTCACCCAGGTCCGCACCAACGACACCGACGGCTACGAGGCAGTCCAGATCGCCTTCGGCGAGATCGACCCCCGCAAGGTGAACAAGCCCCTCAAGGGTCACTTCGCCAAGGCCGACGTGACCCCGCGCCGCCACCTGGTGGAGCTCCGCACCGCCGACGCCAGCGAGTACACGCTCGGCCAGGAAGTCACCGCCGAGGTGTTCGAGTCCGGCGTCAAGGTCGACGTCACGGGCAAGAGCAAGGGCAAGGGCTTCGCCGGTGTCATGAAGCGTCACAACTTCAAGGGCCTCGGCGCCGGTCACGGCACCCAGCGCAAGCACCGCTCTCCCGGTTCCATCGGTGGCTGCGCCACCCCGGGCCGTGTGTTCAAGGGCCTCCGCATGGCGGGCCGCATGGGCAACGAGCGGGTCACCACCCAGAACCTGACCGTTCACGCCGTTGACGCGGAGAAGGGCCTGCTCCTCATCAAGGGCGCAGTCCCCGGTCCGAACGGCGGCCTCGTCCTGGTCCGTACCGCGGCCAAGGGGGCTTGA
- the rplD gene encoding 50S ribosomal protein L4, whose protein sequence is MSTIDILSPAGDKAGTVELPAEIFDAKTSVPLIHQVVVAQLAAARQGTHKTKTRGEVRGGGKKPYRQKGTGRARQGSTRAPQFAGGGVVHGPVPRDYSQRTPKKMKAAALRGALSDRARHSRIHVVTGVVEGAVSTKAARTLFGKISERKNLLLVADRSDEAAWLSARNLPQVHILEPGQLNTYDVIVSDDVVFTQAAFESFVSGPQTAETEGSDA, encoded by the coding sequence ATGAGCACCATTGACATCCTTTCGCCGGCAGGCGACAAGGCCGGGACCGTCGAGCTCCCCGCGGAGATCTTCGACGCCAAGACCAGCGTTCCGCTGATCCACCAGGTCGTTGTCGCGCAGCTGGCAGCTGCCCGTCAGGGCACGCACAAGACCAAGACCCGCGGCGAAGTCCGTGGTGGCGGCAAGAAGCCGTACCGCCAGAAGGGCACCGGCCGCGCCCGTCAGGGTTCGACCCGCGCTCCGCAGTTCGCCGGCGGTGGCGTCGTCCACGGCCCCGTGCCGCGTGACTACTCGCAGCGGACCCCGAAGAAGATGAAGGCCGCCGCCCTGCGCGGTGCCCTCTCGGACCGGGCCCGTCACTCCCGCATCCACGTCGTCACCGGCGTGGTCGAGGGTGCCGTCTCCACCAAGGCCGCCCGGACGCTGTTCGGCAAGATCTCGGAGCGCAAGAACCTGCTCCTGGTCGCCGACCGCTCCGACGAGGCCGCGTGGCTGTCCGCCCGCAACCTGCCCCAGGTGCACATCCTGGAGCCGGGCCAGCTGAACACGTACGACGTGATCGTCTCTGACGACGTGGTCTTCACCCAGGCCGCCTTCGAGTCCTTCGTGTCTGGCCCCCAGACCGCTGAGACCGAAGGGAGCGACGCCTGA
- the rplW gene encoding 50S ribosomal protein L23: MSEATVTSKTFTDPRDVLVKPVVSEKSYALLDENKYTFIVAPGSNKTQIKQAVEAVFSVKVTGVNTINRQGKRKRTRTGFGKRADTKRAIVTLAEGDRIDIFGGPTS, from the coding sequence ATGAGCGAGGCGACCGTTACCAGCAAGACCTTCACGGACCCGCGCGACGTTCTCGTCAAGCCGGTTGTTTCCGAGAAGAGCTACGCGCTGCTCGACGAGAACAAGTACACGTTCATCGTCGCGCCCGGCTCCAACAAGACCCAGATCAAGCAGGCCGTGGAAGCGGTCTTCTCGGTCAAGGTCACCGGGGTCAACACGATCAACCGGCAGGGCAAGCGCAAGCGCACCCGCACCGGTTTCGGCAAGCGCGCCGACACGAAGCGCGCCATCGTGACCCTCGCCGAGGGCGACCGTATCGACATCTTCGGCGGCCCGACCTCCTGA
- the rplB gene encoding 50S ribosomal protein L2, producing the protein MGIRKYKPTTPGRRGSSVADFVEITRSTPEKSLVRPLHSKGGRNNAGRVTVRHQGGGHKRAYRVIDFRRHDKDGVPAKVAHIEYDPNRTARIALLHYADGEKRYIIAPRGLSQGDRVENGPAADIKPGNNLALRNIPVGTTIHAIELRPGGGAKFARSAGASVQLLAKEGSMAHLRMPSGEIRLVDARCRATIGEVGNAEQSNINWGKAGRMRWKGVRPTVRGVAMNPVDHPHGGGEGKTSGGRHPVSPWGQKEGRTRSPKKASNKYIVRRRKTNKKR; encoded by the coding sequence ATGGGTATCCGCAAGTACAAGCCGACGACCCCGGGCCGTCGTGGCTCCAGCGTCGCCGACTTTGTCGAGATCACGCGGTCCACGCCGGAGAAGTCGCTGGTCCGCCCCCTGCACAGCAAGGGCGGCCGTAACAACGCCGGTCGTGTGACCGTTCGCCACCAGGGCGGTGGCCACAAGCGCGCCTACCGAGTGATCGACTTCCGTCGTCACGACAAGGACGGCGTGCCGGCCAAGGTCGCGCACATCGAGTACGACCCCAACCGCACCGCGCGCATCGCGCTCCTGCACTACGCGGACGGCGAGAAGCGCTACATCATCGCCCCCCGTGGCCTGTCGCAGGGCGACCGTGTCGAGAACGGCCCGGCCGCCGACATCAAGCCCGGCAACAACCTGGCGCTGCGCAACATCCCGGTCGGTACGACCATCCACGCCATCGAGCTGCGGCCCGGCGGCGGCGCGAAGTTCGCCCGCTCCGCGGGTGCCTCCGTGCAGCTGCTGGCGAAGGAGGGCTCCATGGCCCACCTCCGCATGCCGTCCGGTGAGATCCGCCTGGTCGACGCCCGCTGCCGCGCCACGATCGGCGAGGTCGGCAACGCCGAGCAGTCGAACATCAACTGGGGCAAGGCCGGCCGCATGCGCTGGAAGGGCGTCCGCCCGACCGTCCGCGGTGTCGCGATGAACCCGGTTGACCACCCGCACGGTGGTGGTGAGGGCAAGACCTCCGGTGGTCGCCACCCGGTCTCGCCGTGGGGTCAGAAGGAGGGTCGTACTCGTTCGCCGAAGAAGGCATCGAACAAGTACATCGTCCGCCGCCGCAAGACGAACAAGAAGCGCTAG
- the rpsS gene encoding 30S ribosomal protein S19, protein MPRSLKKGPFVDGHLIKKVDAQNEAGTKNVIKTWSRRSMIVPAMLGHTIAVHNGKIHVPVFVTESMVGHKLGEFSPTRTFRGHVKDDRKSKRR, encoded by the coding sequence ATGCCGCGCAGTCTCAAGAAGGGGCCCTTCGTCGACGGCCACCTCATCAAGAAGGTGGACGCACAGAACGAGGCAGGCACCAAGAACGTCATCAAGACCTGGTCCCGTCGCTCGATGATCGTCCCGGCCATGCTGGGTCACACCATCGCGGTGCACAACGGCAAGATCCACGTCCCGGTGTTCGTCACCGAGTCGATGGTCGGCCACAAGCTCGGCGAGTTCTCGCCGACTCGCACCTTCCGAGGCCACGTCAAGGACGACCGGAAGTCGAAGCGCCGCTAA
- the rplV gene encoding 50S ribosomal protein L22, with product MEARAQARYIRVTPMKARRVVDLIRGMDATEAQAVLRFAPQAASVPVGKVLDSAIANAAHNYDHTDASTLVISEAYVDEGPTLKRFRPRAQGRAYRIRKRTSHITVVVSSKEGTR from the coding sequence ATGGAAGCCAGGGCCCAGGCGCGGTACATCCGCGTCACGCCCATGAAGGCCCGCCGCGTGGTGGACCTCATCCGTGGCATGGATGCCACGGAGGCTCAGGCGGTCCTGCGTTTCGCCCCGCAGGCCGCGAGCGTGCCGGTTGGCAAGGTGCTGGACAGCGCCATCGCCAACGCCGCACACAACTACGACCACACCGACGCCTCCACGCTGGTCATCAGCGAGGCGTACGTGGACGAGGGCCCGACCCTGAAGCGGTTCCGTCCGCGTGCCCAGGGCCGTGCCTACCGGATCCGTAAGCGGACCAGCCACATCACCGTGGTCGTCAGCAGCAAGGAAGGAACCCGGTAA
- the rpsC gene encoding 30S ribosomal protein S3 — translation MGQKVNPHGFRLGITTDFKSRWYADKLYKDYVKEDVAIRRMMTKGMERAGISKVEIERTRDRVRVDIHTARPGIVIGRRGAEADRIRGELEKLTGKQVQLNILEVKNPEVDAQLVAQAVAEQLSSRVSFRRAMRKSMQSSMKAGAKGIKIQCGGRLGGAEMSRSEFYREGRVPLHTLRANVDYGFFEAKTTFGRIGVKVWIYKGDVKNIAEVRAENAAARAGNRPARGGADRPAGRGRGGERGGRGRKPQQQSAPAAEATKAEAPAAAAPAAESTGTEA, via the coding sequence ATGGGCCAGAAGGTAAACCCGCACGGGTTCCGACTCGGCATTACCACGGACTTCAAGTCCCGTTGGTACGCCGACAAGCTGTACAAGGACTACGTCAAGGAAGACGTCGCCATTCGTCGCATGATGACGAAGGGCATGGAGCGGGCCGGCATCTCCAAGGTGGAGATCGAGCGCACCCGCGACCGCGTCCGCGTTGACATCCACACCGCTCGCCCGGGCATCGTCATCGGCCGCCGCGGCGCCGAGGCCGACCGCATCCGCGGCGAGCTGGAGAAGCTGACCGGCAAGCAGGTCCAGCTGAACATCCTCGAGGTCAAGAACCCCGAGGTGGACGCCCAGCTGGTGGCCCAGGCCGTCGCCGAGCAGCTCTCCTCCCGCGTCTCCTTCCGTCGGGCCATGCGCAAGAGCATGCAGAGCTCGATGAAGGCCGGCGCCAAGGGCATCAAGATCCAGTGCGGTGGCCGCCTCGGCGGCGCCGAGATGTCCCGCTCGGAGTTCTACCGCGAGGGCCGTGTGCCCCTGCACACCCTCCGCGCGAACGTCGACTACGGCTTCTTCGAGGCCAAGACGACCTTCGGCCGCATCGGCGTGAAGGTCTGGATCTACAAGGGCGACGTCAAGAACATCGCCGAGGTCCGCGCCGAGAACGCCGCTGCCCGCGCCGGCAACCGCCCGGCCCGTGGCGGCGCCGACCGTCCGGCCGGTCGTGGCCGCGGTGGCGAGCGTGGCGGTCGCGGCCGCAAGCCGCAGCAGCAGTCGGCTCCGGCTGCCGAGGCCACCAAGGCCGAGGCTCCCGCCGCTGCCGCTCCGGCCGCCGAGAGCACCGGAACGGAGGCCTGA
- the rplP gene encoding 50S ribosomal protein L16, translating to MLIPRRVKHRKQHHPKRSGMSKGGTQVAFGEYGIQALTPAYVTNRQIEAARIAMTRHIKRGGKVWINIYPDRPLTKKPAETRMGSGKGSPEWWIANVKPGRVMFELSYPNEKIAREALTRAAHKLPMKCRIVRREAGEA from the coding sequence ATGCTGATCCCCCGTAGGGTCAAGCACCGCAAGCAGCACCACCCGAAGCGCAGCGGTATGTCCAAGGGTGGCACGCAGGTTGCGTTCGGCGAGTACGGCATCCAGGCGCTGACCCCGGCGTACGTGACGAACCGCCAGATCGAGGCAGCTCGTATCGCGATGACCCGCCACATCAAGCGTGGCGGCAAGGTCTGGATCAACATCTACCCGGACCGCCCCCTGACGAAGAAGCCCGCCGAGACCCGCATGGGTTCCGGTAAGGGTTCTCCCGAGTGGTGGATCGCGAACGTCAAGCCCGGTCGGGTGATGTTCGAGCTGTCCTACCCGAACGAGAAGATTGCTCGTGAGGCGCTCACCCGCGCTGCTCACAAGCTTCCGATGAAGTGCCGCATCGTTCGGCGCGAGGCAGGTGAGGCGTGA
- the rpmC gene encoding 50S ribosomal protein L29, whose product MSAGTKASELRELGNEELLNKLREAKEELFNLRFQAATGQLENHGRLKSVRKDIARIYTLMRERELGIETVESA is encoded by the coding sequence ATGTCGGCCGGAACCAAGGCGTCCGAGCTGCGCGAGCTGGGCAACGAGGAGCTGCTCAACAAGCTCCGCGAGGCCAAGGAAGAGCTGTTCAACCTCCGCTTCCAGGCGGCGACCGGGCAGCTCGAGAACCACGGTCGGCTCAAGTCCGTCCGTAAGGACATCGCCCGGATCTACACCCTGATGCGCGAGCGCGAGCTGGGCATCGAGACGGTGGAGAGCGCCTGA
- the rpsQ gene encoding 30S ribosomal protein S17 yields the protein MSEKTVTETNTDRGFRKTREGLVVSDKMDKTVVVAVEDRVKHALYGKVIRRTNKLKAHDEQNAAGVGDRVLLMETRPLSATKRWRVVEILEKAK from the coding sequence ATGAGCGAGAAGACTGTGACTGAGACGAACACCGACCGCGGTTTCCGCAAGACCCGTGAGGGTCTGGTCGTCAGCGACAAGATGGACAAGACCGTCGTCGTCGCTGTCGAGGACCGTGTCAAGCACGCGCTGTACGGCAAGGTCATCCGCCGTACGAACAAGCTCAAGGCGCACGACGAGCAGAACGCCGCCGGCGTCGGCGACCGCGTCCTCCTGATGGAGACCCGGCCGCTGTCCGCCACGAAGCGGTGGCGCGTCGTCGAGATCCTCGAGAAGGCCAAGTAA
- the rplN gene encoding 50S ribosomal protein L14, whose protein sequence is MIQQESRLRVADNTGAKEILTIRVLGGSGRRYAGIGDVIVATVKDAIPGGNVKKGDVVKAVIVRTVKERRRQDGSYIRFDENAAVILKNDGDPRGTRIFGPVGRELREKKFMKIISLAPEVL, encoded by the coding sequence GTGATCCAGCAGGAGTCGCGACTTCGCGTCGCCGACAACACGGGTGCGAAGGAAATCCTCACCATCCGTGTTCTCGGTGGTTCGGGTCGCCGCTACGCGGGCATCGGTGACGTCATCGTCGCCACCGTCAAGGACGCGATCCCCGGTGGCAACGTGAAGAAGGGTGACGTCGTCAAGGCCGTCATCGTTCGCACCGTCAAGGAGCGTCGCCGTCAGGATGGCTCGTACATCCGCTTCGACGAGAACGCCGCCGTCATTCTGAAGAACGACGGTGACCCCCGCGGCACCCGCATCTTCGGCCCCGTGGGCCGGGAACTGCGCGAGAAGAAGTTCATGAAGATCATCTCGCTCGCGCCGGAGGTGCTGTAA
- the rplX gene encoding 50S ribosomal protein L24, with the protein MKIKKGDLVQVITGKDKGKQGKVIVAYPAQDRVLVEGVNRVKKHTKAGQTARGSQTGGIVTTEAPIHVSNVQLVVEKDGKKVVTRVGYRFDDEGNKIRVAKRTGEDI; encoded by the coding sequence ATGAAGATCAAGAAGGGCGACCTGGTCCAGGTCATCACCGGTAAGGACAAGGGCAAGCAGGGCAAGGTCATCGTGGCCTACCCGGCTCAGGACCGTGTCCTCGTCGAGGGTGTCAACCGGGTCAAGAAGCACACCAAGGCCGGTCAGACGGCTCGCGGTTCGCAGACCGGCGGCATCGTCACCACCGAGGCCCCGATTCACGTCAGCAACGTACAGCTGGTTGTGGAGAAGGACGGCAAGAAGGTCGTCACCCGCGTCGGCTACCGCTTCGACGACGAGGGCAACAAGATCCGCGTTGCCAAGCGGACCGGTGAGGACATCTGA
- the rplE gene encoding 50S ribosomal protein L5: MTATTAPRLKTRYREEIAGKLREEFSYENVMQIPGLVKIVVNMGVGDAARDSKLIDGAVRDLTTITGQKPAVTKARKSIAQFKLREGQPIGCHVTLRGDRMWEFLDRTLSLALPRIRDFRGLSPKQFDGRGNYTFGLTEQVMFHEIDQDKIDRVRGMDITVVTTATNDDEGRALLRHLGFPFKEN, from the coding sequence ATGACTGCCACCACTGCGCCGCGTCTCAAGACGCGCTACCGCGAGGAAATCGCCGGCAAGCTGCGTGAGGAGTTCTCCTACGAGAACGTCATGCAGATCCCCGGCCTGGTCAAGATCGTGGTCAACATGGGTGTGGGCGACGCCGCCCGCGACTCCAAGCTGATCGACGGCGCCGTGCGCGACCTCACCACGATCACCGGCCAGAAGCCCGCCGTCACCAAGGCCCGCAAGTCCATCGCGCAGTTCAAGCTGCGCGAGGGCCAGCCGATCGGCTGCCACGTCACCCTCCGCGGTGACCGGATGTGGGAGTTCCTGGACCGTACGCTGTCGCTCGCGCTGCCGCGTATCCGTGACTTCCGCGGTCTGTCGCCGAAGCAGTTCGACGGCCGTGGCAACTACACCTTCGGTCTCACGGAGCAGGTCATGTTCCACGAGATCGACCAGGACAAGATCGACCGGGTCCGGGGCATGGACATCACCGTGGTCACCACGGCGACCAACGACGACGAGGGTCGTGCTCTCCTTCGTCACCTCGGCTTCCCGTTCAAGGAGAACTGA
- a CDS encoding type Z 30S ribosomal protein S14, whose amino-acid sequence MAKKALIAKAARKPKFGVRGYTRCQRCGRPHSVYRKFGLCRVCLREMAHRGELPGVTKSSW is encoded by the coding sequence GTGGCGAAGAAGGCTCTGATCGCTAAGGCCGCCCGTAAGCCGAAGTTCGGCGTCCGCGGGTACACCCGCTGCCAGCGCTGCGGCCGGCCCCACTCCGTCTACCGCAAGTTCGGCCTGTGCCGCGTGTGCCTCCGTGAGATGGCTCACCGTGGCGAGCTGCCGGGCGTGACCAAGAGCTCCTGGTAA
- the rpsH gene encoding 30S ribosomal protein S8, whose protein sequence is MTMTDPIADMLTRLRNANSAYHDSVVMPHSKIKSHIAEILKQEGFITGWKVEDAEVGKNLVLELKFGPNRERSIAGIKRISKPGLRVYAKSTNLPKVLGGLGVAIISTSHGLLTGQQAQKKGVGGEVLAYVW, encoded by the coding sequence ATGACCATGACTGATCCCATCGCAGACATGCTCACGCGTCTGCGCAACGCGAACTCGGCGTACCACGACTCCGTCGTGATGCCGCACAGCAAGATCAAGTCGCACATCGCGGAAATCCTCAAGCAGGAGGGTTTCATCACCGGCTGGAAGGTCGAGGACGCCGAGGTCGGCAAGAACCTCGTCCTCGAGCTGAAGTTCGGTCCGAACCGCGAGCGCTCGATCGCCGGCATCAAGCGCATCTCGAAGCCGGGTCTGCGTGTTTACGCAAAGTCCACCAACCTGCCGAAGGTCCTCGGCGGCCTGGGCGTGGCGATCATCTCCACGTCCCACGGTCTCCTGACCGGCCAGCAGGCTCAGAAGAAGGGCGTAGGTGGGGAAGTCCTCGCCTACGTCTGGTAG
- the rplF gene encoding 50S ribosomal protein L6, translated as MSRIGKLPIQVPAGVDVTIDGRTVAVKGPKGTLTHTVASPIEVTKGEDGVLNVTRPNDERQNKALHGLSRTLVANMITGVTQGYTKALEISGVGYRVQAKGSNLEFALGYSHPIVVEAPEGITFKVESPTKLSVEGIDKQKVGEVAANIRKLRKPDPYKAKGVKYAGEVIRRKVGKAGK; from the coding sequence ATGTCGCGTATCGGCAAGCTCCCCATCCAGGTTCCCGCCGGTGTGGACGTCACCATCGATGGCCGCACGGTCGCGGTGAAGGGCCCCAAGGGCACCCTCACGCACACCGTCGCGTCGCCGATCGAGGTCACCAAGGGTGAGGACGGCGTTCTCAACGTCACCCGCCCGAACGACGAGCGTCAGAACAAGGCCCTCCACGGCCTGTCCCGCACGCTGGTGGCGAACATGATCACCGGTGTGACCCAGGGATACACCAAGGCGCTCGAGATCAGCGGTGTCGGTTACCGCGTCCAGGCGAAGGGCTCCAACCTGGAGTTCGCCCTGGGCTACAGCCACCCGATCGTCGTCGAGGCGCCGGAAGGCATCACCTTCAAGGTCGAGTCCCCGACCAAGCTGTCCGTCGAGGGCATCGACAAGCAGAAGGTCGGCGAAGTCGCGGCCAACATCCGCAAGCTGCGGAAGCCCGACCCGTACAAGGCGAAGGGCGTCAAGTACGCCGGCGAAGTCATCCGCCGCAAGGTCGGAAAGGCTGGTAAGTAG
- the rplR gene encoding 50S ribosomal protein L18 yields MAYGVKIAKGDAYKRAALKRRHIRVRKHISGTPERPRLVVTRSNRHMVAQVIDDIAGHTLASASTLDVSIRGGEGDKSTQAKQVGALVAERAKAAGVEAVVFDRGGNQYAGRIAALADAAREAGLKF; encoded by the coding sequence ATGGCATACGGCGTGAAGATCGCCAAGGGCGACGCCTACAAGCGTGCCGCCCTCAAGCGTCGCCACATCCGTGTCCGCAAGCACATCTCCGGTACGCCGGAGCGTCCGCGCTTGGTCGTGACGCGGTCCAACCGCCACATGGTGGCCCAGGTCATCGACGACATCGCGGGCCACACGCTCGCGTCGGCGTCGACCCTGGACGTCTCCATCCGTGGTGGCGAGGGCGACAAGAGCACCCAGGCCAAGCAGGTCGGCGCCCTGGTCGCTGAGCGCGCCAAGGCCGCAGGCGTCGAGGCCGTCGTGTTTGACCGCGGTGGTAACCAGTACGCCGGGCGGATTGCCGCTCTGGCTGACGCCGCCCGTGAAGCCGGTCTGAAGTTCTGA